A stretch of the Parabacteroides timonensis genome encodes the following:
- a CDS encoding DUF4248 domain-containing protein: MDKNRSWGHMELALLYFPNILPKSASSQLSQWIRRDEELLADLLKAGYKKGQRMYTPRQVSILIDHLGEPETWKIR, from the coding sequence ATGGATAAGAACAGATCGTGGGGCCATATGGAACTGGCTCTGTTATATTTCCCGAATATTTTACCCAAATCGGCTTCTTCGCAGTTGTCGCAATGGATCCGACGGGATGAAGAGTTGCTGGCCGACCTGCTGAAGGCAGGATATAAGAAAGGACAGCGTATGTATACACCCCGCCAGGTGTCGATACTGATCGATCATTTGGGTGAACCGGAAACCTGGAAAATCCGGTAA
- a CDS encoding radical SAM/SPASM domain-containing protein, producing the protein MALKRGYLTTKTQEEEHAYVARIAKALHRECDILYTTFTWVVTYNCNFRCPYCFEGRDKKDGKNQLAFTKEQVNIAYDVQDKIQPHKKLRKNVITLYGGEPLLAENKAVVNYIVEEGRKRGYTFVAVTNGYEIDHFLNLLAPDSIYKLQITIDGPKRIHDSRRIHHKDHDTFDKIVENVKLALDKEVKVVVRMNSDDRNIEQYTELKNYFSEKGFYSYSKFEFYSAILKDNNSVSPLEHKNLSFLSAQSFFDKQRQQEEKDQDRDSDMYQNIYNALSKKTPITFRSISCAAQANGCVLDPLGNIYPCWEVIGKKKYLKGTYSSEGVTWNHEVLNQWKNTDIGQKKPCNHCKYALLCGGGCPYHNMLGENIQCAIFRKKFSIEVNRAYAKFKINI; encoded by the coding sequence TTGGCATTAAAAAGAGGATATTTAACAACAAAAACACAAGAAGAAGAACATGCTTATGTTGCAAGAATAGCAAAAGCATTACACAGAGAATGCGATATTTTATATACAACATTTACATGGGTGGTAACCTACAATTGTAATTTTCGCTGTCCTTATTGCTTTGAGGGTAGAGACAAAAAAGATGGAAAAAATCAACTCGCTTTCACTAAGGAACAAGTAAACATTGCTTATGATGTTCAAGACAAAATCCAACCTCACAAAAAACTACGAAAGAATGTAATAACTCTTTATGGAGGAGAGCCTTTGCTAGCTGAAAATAAAGCAGTTGTAAACTACATTGTAGAAGAAGGACGTAAACGGGGCTATACATTTGTAGCCGTGACTAACGGATATGAAATAGACCATTTCTTGAATTTACTAGCACCAGATAGTATTTACAAACTCCAAATAACAATAGATGGTCCTAAAAGAATTCATGATTCACGAAGGATACATCACAAAGATCATGATACTTTTGACAAAATTGTAGAAAATGTAAAATTAGCCTTAGATAAAGAGGTGAAAGTAGTTGTTAGAATGAATTCTGACGATCGGAATATAGAACAATATACTGAACTAAAAAACTATTTTTCAGAAAAAGGATTTTACAGTTATTCTAAATTCGAATTCTATTCAGCCATATTAAAAGATAATAATTCCGTATCCCCTTTAGAGCATAAAAATCTCAGTTTTTTATCAGCGCAATCATTTTTTGATAAACAAAGACAACAAGAAGAAAAAGATCAAGATAGAGATTCTGATATGTATCAAAATATTTATAATGCACTATCGAAAAAGACTCCTATCACTTTTAGATCGATAAGTTGTGCCGCTCAAGCAAATGGGTGTGTACTTGATCCTTTGGGGAATATTTATCCATGCTGGGAGGTTATTGGAAAGAAAAAGTATCTTAAAGGTACCTATTCCTCAGAAGGAGTTACATGGAATCACGAAGTGTTAAATCAATGGAAAAACACAGACATTGGTCAGAAAAAACCATGTAACCATTGTAAATACGCGCTTTTATGTGGTGGCGGATGCCCTTATCATAATATGTTGGGAGAGAATATTCAATGTGCTATTTTTCGAAAAAAATTCAGCATAGAAGTCAATAGGGCTTATGCTAAATTTAAAATAAATATTTAA
- a CDS encoding DUF3244 domain-containing protein, translated as MDRKKFITTLFFATISIVLFSVNAKADKENWYPEDGRSISIFLSIEKNDLHIYSDKQWDNIGIQMIDPDGQTIYIDVITIPSEEELTIPLSYLPEGNYQVILTKDNQPVTWYLTK; from the coding sequence ATGGATAGGAAAAAATTCATAACTACTTTATTTTTCGCAACAATTTCGATTGTTCTTTTTTCTGTAAATGCTAAAGCTGATAAAGAGAATTGGTACCCAGAAGATGGTCGTTCCATTTCCATCTTTTTATCCATAGAAAAGAACGACCTCCATATTTATTCCGATAAACAATGGGATAATATAGGTATTCAAATGATCGATCCGGATGGTCAAACAATCTATATCGATGTAATAACCATTCCATCCGAAGAAGAATTGACAATTCCTTTATCGTATCTGCCGGAAGGTAATTATCAGGTTATACTGACAAAAGACAACCAACCTGTAACCTGGTATTTAACGAAATAA
- a CDS encoding TonB-dependent receptor: protein MKKLFLLTFIFCFFAPLIQAQNILKGIIQDEFNKGVSSVTIRILTMDSAFVNGATTDDKGLFLFNNIEKGKYILAISCIGYINKYLNFEMVEKVQTLPLIILKADNILLDAVEIKGNSSIYKKDHLLVIPEKIQIKHAYSGYDLLYNLMIPGITVNRREGTVSTSQGAATIYINGVRADFREVQNLRPKDIEKVEYYDKPTGKYLGDKASINYITKEYRTGGYISLDGEQNIGYLAGKYDIGTKIAHNNTNYTFFSGYNMKKYDGIAQDKKEEIFFPDYTIKRNRTNNNANFSNNQQYAQFKISNNTKKRNLFGFISFVRNITPDNDRNESVCYSGYKDQNIQSYEKIDQQSLKPAISLDGVFHPKENQRIHVLLNSSYTQNTYSRDYTEGKQLSITNVNENLYSFSAIGIYNIQLKHNNSFGGNIQHHHNITSSSYSGDYTSWQHLWQGETLLFLNYSQDIGKNFTFTFSPGGSLLKYKLHGDELHRFHTFRTNSWIRYRINPRHQIVVAFAMGNDQVELSHLNTMDQTIDFLQIKRGNPNLDNTKLYEYLLTYNAQIKPVNLQFNLGYFIYSNNICSDFYIESNKLVTSYRSNSSFHKLKAELLASYRISENLRANINLIYKYMNIPGESKFRENNFIFSTDINYFLKSFTINVYAKTPERILNNTTLAFIKSPGIYGLSIRYNQNNWMAEIGTENPFTKHIYYREYGNYGVYKYNQMQTSRIYQQTGYVKIAYTFDFGKKISRESNNMDKNINSAILKVK from the coding sequence ATGAAAAAGCTATTTTTATTAACATTCATATTTTGTTTTTTCGCCCCCCTAATACAAGCCCAAAATATCTTGAAAGGAATCATTCAAGATGAATTTAATAAAGGAGTTTCTTCTGTGACTATAAGAATTCTTACAATGGATTCAGCATTTGTTAATGGAGCGACAACAGACGATAAGGGTTTGTTCTTATTTAATAACATAGAAAAAGGAAAGTATATTCTAGCTATTAGTTGCATCGGTTATATCAATAAATATTTGAATTTTGAGATGGTAGAAAAAGTTCAAACATTGCCACTGATTATTTTAAAAGCAGACAATATCTTATTAGATGCGGTTGAGATTAAGGGTAATTCCTCTATCTACAAAAAAGATCACCTGCTTGTCATACCAGAGAAAATACAAATAAAGCATGCCTATTCTGGATATGATCTATTGTATAATCTTATGATACCAGGCATTACCGTCAATCGTCGCGAAGGAACAGTATCTACTTCACAAGGGGCAGCAACCATTTATATAAACGGAGTGAGAGCAGACTTTCGGGAAGTTCAAAATTTACGCCCAAAAGACATTGAAAAAGTAGAATATTATGATAAGCCTACGGGTAAATATCTAGGAGATAAGGCTTCTATAAACTATATAACCAAAGAATACAGAACTGGAGGGTATATATCTTTGGATGGAGAACAAAATATAGGCTATCTGGCCGGAAAGTATGATATAGGAACTAAAATAGCACATAATAATACCAACTATACTTTTTTCAGTGGTTACAATATGAAAAAATATGATGGAATAGCTCAAGATAAAAAAGAGGAAATCTTTTTTCCTGATTATACAATAAAACGAAATCGAACCAATAATAATGCAAATTTTAGTAACAATCAACAATATGCCCAATTCAAAATAAGTAACAATACCAAAAAACGGAACTTATTCGGGTTCATTTCTTTCGTTCGTAACATAACACCGGACAATGACAGAAATGAAAGCGTCTGTTATTCTGGGTATAAAGATCAAAACATACAGTCATATGAAAAAATAGACCAACAGAGCTTGAAGCCTGCTATAAGCTTGGACGGGGTCTTCCATCCAAAGGAAAATCAGCGAATACATGTTTTACTGAACAGTTCATATACTCAGAATACTTATAGCAGAGATTATACAGAGGGCAAACAACTGTCTATTACAAATGTAAATGAAAACTTATATTCATTCAGTGCAATTGGTATCTACAACATTCAACTAAAACATAATAATTCGTTTGGAGGTAATATTCAACATCACCATAACATTACCTCTTCCTCATATAGTGGAGATTATACTTCATGGCAACATTTGTGGCAGGGAGAAACTCTCCTTTTTCTGAATTATTCACAGGATATCGGCAAAAATTTTACATTCACATTCTCTCCTGGAGGCTCTCTACTAAAGTATAAGTTACATGGAGATGAACTCCATCGTTTCCATACGTTCAGGACTAACTCATGGATTCGTTATCGTATCAATCCAAGACATCAAATAGTTGTCGCTTTCGCAATGGGAAACGACCAAGTAGAACTTAGCCATCTAAACACGATGGATCAAACTATTGACTTTCTTCAGATCAAGAGAGGAAATCCCAATTTAGATAATACGAAGTTATATGAATATTTATTAACTTATAATGCTCAAATAAAACCAGTGAACTTACAGTTCAATTTGGGGTATTTCATTTATTCCAATAATATCTGCTCTGATTTTTATATTGAAAGTAATAAATTGGTTACCAGTTATCGCTCTAATTCCTCTTTTCACAAATTAAAAGCTGAATTACTGGCATCTTACCGAATTTCTGAGAACCTACGTGCAAACATTAATTTAATATACAAATACATGAATATTCCAGGAGAATCAAAATTTAGGGAGAATAATTTTATATTTTCAACAGATATAAATTACTTTCTGAAATCATTCACAATCAATGTATATGCAAAAACACCAGAAAGAATTTTAAATAATACAACTCTTGCTTTTATAAAATCTCCTGGAATTTATGGACTTTCGATTCGTTACAATCAAAATAACTGGATGGCAGAAATAGGTACAGAAAACCCGTTTACAAAACATATTTATTACCGGGAATATGGTAACTATGGAGTATATAAATATAATCAAATGCAAACTAGCCGTATTTATCAACAAACAGGATATGTGAAAATTGCTTATACTTTTGATTTTGGGAAGAAAATATCTCGTGAATCTAATAATATGGATAAAAATATTAATAGTGCCATTTTAAAAGTAAAATAA
- a CDS encoding transglutaminase-like domain-containing protein — MNVHNIIGYVGISFLLLGSCRMPTPTPGVEEALSKAGSNRDELFQVIRHYQNGEDSLKLKAALFLIENMTDKFYYTGKAIDEYYAFIDSVYQIQQEEYDIPTIYDEFRRKNKYSEEKPTINQDVRTLSANYLIRNIEEAFAIWNRPWNQHLNFEEFCEFILPYRVGIEIPETWRQLYKERFEDILQSDTIQTAKQACVAINNELIKLPIHIATTSVLAINLRPSTLANIKFGLCGDYANLAIFAMRALGIPVAIEIIPHWGRGNNSHAFNVVYDNNHTFHDFSGAEQNPDKHLIRFKNEIPKVYRKTFGKHKNSLAMLHGNEDIPAFFKNAYMTDVTENYPFIESKDISIPLPEKTNRKFAYLCVFDPNGWTPVGWGNIKKDKIQFQAVGPNIVYHAALYANEKLELVGNPFLVDTLGDISYYTPQIEKINYVLERKKAEPNYLAYLPPLMNGCQFQGADNQEFKNPVTLYTITRNPNFKYTTVASESSKAVKYVRYLSSDKTWGNMAEVEFYSANSENPLKGKVIGNYEPSIYYPRYGAEMLFDNDPLTFFHSNDTLSWGGLELKEANVISKIRFIIRNDDNGIRKGHEYELFYMNKGNWDSLGKLTATEDDKLLYKQIPTGALYWLRDYTKGKEERIFEIKNNTVIWH; from the coding sequence ATGAATGTTCATAATATCATCGGTTATGTAGGAATAAGCTTTCTACTATTGGGAAGTTGTCGGATGCCGACACCAACTCCAGGCGTAGAGGAAGCACTATCAAAAGCAGGCAGTAACCGAGATGAATTGTTTCAGGTGATCCGACATTATCAGAATGGAGAGGACTCATTAAAACTGAAAGCAGCTCTTTTCCTTATTGAGAATATGACGGATAAATTCTATTATACCGGAAAAGCAATCGACGAATATTATGCATTTATCGACTCTGTATATCAGATCCAACAGGAAGAATATGATATTCCAACAATTTATGATGAGTTCAGGAGAAAAAACAAGTATTCGGAAGAAAAGCCTACTATCAATCAGGATGTACGAACCCTATCTGCAAACTATCTGATTAGGAATATTGAAGAAGCATTTGCTATTTGGAATCGACCGTGGAACCAGCATTTAAATTTTGAGGAGTTCTGTGAGTTCATTTTGCCTTATCGCGTAGGAATAGAAATACCAGAAACTTGGAGACAACTATATAAGGAACGCTTCGAAGATATTTTGCAATCAGATACTATTCAAACAGCAAAACAAGCTTGTGTTGCTATCAATAATGAACTAATAAAACTGCCGATTCATATTGCAACGACATCCGTTTTAGCAATTAACTTACGTCCGAGTACATTAGCAAACATCAAATTCGGACTATGTGGAGATTATGCTAATTTAGCAATTTTTGCAATGCGAGCCTTAGGAATACCAGTAGCAATAGAAATTATTCCGCATTGGGGACGTGGGAATAACTCCCATGCATTTAATGTCGTATATGACAACAATCATACATTCCATGATTTTTCGGGCGCAGAACAAAATCCAGACAAACATTTGATTCGCTTTAAGAACGAAATTCCCAAAGTATATAGAAAAACTTTTGGTAAACATAAAAATTCGTTGGCAATGCTTCATGGAAACGAAGATATCCCAGCATTTTTCAAAAACGCTTATATGACAGATGTAACAGAAAATTATCCATTCATCGAATCGAAAGATATAAGCATTCCGTTACCGGAAAAAACAAACCGTAAATTTGCCTATCTATGTGTATTCGATCCAAATGGATGGACACCTGTTGGGTGGGGTAATATAAAAAAAGATAAAATACAGTTTCAAGCAGTTGGACCCAACATTGTTTATCATGCTGCACTGTATGCTAACGAGAAGTTAGAATTAGTAGGTAACCCATTCTTGGTTGATACTTTAGGGGATATATCCTATTACACACCACAAATAGAAAAAATAAATTATGTACTCGAACGAAAAAAAGCAGAGCCCAATTATTTGGCTTACCTCCCACCTTTAATGAATGGTTGTCAGTTTCAAGGGGCAGACAACCAAGAATTTAAAAATCCCGTTACATTATATACTATTACCAGAAATCCGAATTTCAAATATACTACTGTTGCATCTGAAAGTTCAAAAGCGGTGAAATACGTACGTTATCTGTCCTCAGACAAAACATGGGGAAATATGGCTGAAGTCGAATTTTATTCTGCAAATTCAGAAAACCCATTAAAAGGAAAAGTTATTGGAAATTATGAACCTAGTATTTATTATCCGCGGTATGGAGCAGAAATGTTATTCGACAATGACCCATTGACATTCTTCCATTCAAATGACACACTTAGCTGGGGTGGATTGGAGTTGAAAGAAGCAAATGTTATTTCAAAAATACGTTTTATTATTCGCAATGACGACAATGGCATTCGCAAAGGGCATGAATATGAACTTTTTTATATGAACAAAGGAAATTGGGACTCATTAGGAAAATTAACAGCAACAGAAGATGATAAGCTACTTTATAAACAAATACCGACAGGAGCTTTATATTGGCTTCGTGATTATACCAAAGGAAAGGAAGAAAGAATATTCGAAATAAAGAACAATACAGTTATTTGGCATTAA
- a CDS encoding tetratricopeptide repeat protein: MKLLKPILLFAGLIMLFSCRTDRPYPEAMLKAKRCIEQYPDSALTYLSSLDSVIQHEPEETRMYYGLLTTKAKDKKYIPHKSDSLMKEVVRFYESYGDTDKLMEAYYYLGSVYRDMKDAPRAIAIFQQAADVGENSQRYEVLGRIYEQMGTLFAYQSLYEDALKAYKIAYVCRLKQKKENPNLIYALRNLGRMHGSLNQPDSAEYYYQAAYSKATELKDQKLINSISSELGNVYLELGKLDSAKKVFSKIPKLKDDAIYLKGLGSIFLLTSQLDSAQFYFKKALQDNRKAQNIYLQSYVNNTLAKIEAQKRNFNSAFDYAQQCLKLEDSIKKITRTEAIGKIHALYNYRHTEKENQQLLLKNEQKEKQNYLLIICLLIFIGSAAFYTNYTRTQKRIALEQQKRLLQLKDEQYKNSQAYILDNKKRIKELGILLQQVEGEKDTLKKQLIRSQKELLEVSNQKIQMGLNEKDLLKLSLNKSDIYQLFHQAIHQEDKSKSITEESWKELRQIIDATYNNFTEKLYALYPQITEHELHICYLIKIQIPVKGIAKILLLSLPAISNSRTRLYKKIHGKEGKAEMLDKFILDL; the protein is encoded by the coding sequence ATGAAATTACTTAAACCCATATTATTATTCGCCGGACTAATCATGCTTTTTTCCTGTCGGACAGACAGGCCCTATCCGGAAGCGATGCTAAAGGCTAAACGTTGTATCGAACAATACCCAGATAGTGCGCTTACTTATCTGTCTTCGCTCGACTCCGTCATACAGCACGAACCGGAAGAAACACGGATGTATTATGGATTGCTTACAACAAAAGCCAAGGATAAAAAATATATCCCACACAAATCCGATTCACTGATGAAAGAAGTGGTTCGCTTTTATGAATCCTATGGTGATACGGATAAACTAATGGAAGCCTATTATTATTTAGGCTCCGTTTATCGGGATATGAAGGATGCGCCACGAGCGATAGCTATTTTTCAGCAAGCAGCGGATGTTGGGGAGAATAGCCAGAGGTATGAGGTTTTAGGGCGGATTTATGAACAGATGGGAACTTTATTTGCTTATCAGTCGTTGTATGAAGATGCTTTGAAGGCTTACAAAATAGCTTATGTTTGTAGGCTAAAGCAAAAAAAAGAAAATCCTAATCTTATCTATGCATTACGAAATTTGGGGCGAATGCATGGATCGTTAAACCAACCTGATAGTGCAGAATATTACTACCAGGCCGCTTATAGTAAAGCCACTGAATTAAAGGATCAAAAATTGATTAATTCGATATCATCAGAGTTAGGTAATGTTTACCTCGAATTAGGAAAGCTGGACTCGGCTAAAAAAGTTTTCTCAAAAATTCCGAAGTTAAAAGATGATGCCATATATCTAAAAGGGTTAGGTTCTATTTTTCTGTTAACATCACAACTTGATTCTGCACAATTTTATTTCAAAAAAGCATTGCAAGATAATAGAAAAGCACAGAATATTTATTTGCAAAGTTATGTCAATAATACATTAGCAAAAATAGAAGCACAAAAAAGAAATTTCAATTCAGCTTTCGATTATGCACAACAATGTCTTAAACTTGAAGATTCTATAAAAAAAATTACCCGGACAGAAGCAATAGGAAAAATACATGCCCTTTATAATTATCGGCATACAGAAAAAGAGAATCAACAACTATTATTAAAAAACGAACAGAAAGAAAAACAAAACTATCTACTAATTATCTGTTTGCTGATATTTATAGGTTCAGCTGCTTTTTATACGAACTATACAAGAACACAAAAAAGAATCGCTTTGGAGCAACAAAAAAGATTACTTCAACTAAAAGATGAACAATATAAGAATAGCCAAGCCTATATCCTTGATAATAAAAAGAGGATTAAGGAATTAGGCATTCTATTACAACAAGTAGAAGGAGAAAAGGACACATTAAAAAAACAACTAATCCGATCACAAAAAGAATTACTGGAAGTATCGAATCAAAAAATCCAAATGGGGCTAAATGAAAAGGATCTATTAAAGTTATCCCTTAACAAATCGGACATATATCAATTATTCCATCAGGCAATCCACCAAGAAGATAAATCCAAATCTATAACAGAAGAGAGTTGGAAAGAATTACGACAAATCATTGATGCGACTTATAATAATTTTACAGAAAAGCTGTATGCCTTATATCCACAAATAACGGAACACGAACTCCATATTTGTTACCTGATCAAAATACAGATACCCGTCAAAGGTATAGCAAAAATCCTTCTTCTTAGCTTACCAGCTATTAGCAACTCACGTACCCGACTATACAAAAAGATACATGGGAAAGAGGGAAAAGCGGAAATGCTAGATAAATTCATCCTTGATTTATAA
- a CDS encoding zinc metalloprotease, giving the protein MNDYSNIIIHPLASSTKNKHYLLSYNGQYYEANFPIVELVKELQEKQSEEEAITSYINRKKGKYTQEQVERIISKFIKPVFAAPKKKLTFLYEKELFSPASIDKFSDTFSFLFNKVYMAIVLIITAVLDVYFFLTTNDLLLFNNKVNIYMVVGLFIFMLTSSFFHELGHASACKYFGIHHGCIGFGLYLNFPVLYTEVTEVWKLDRRQRCIVNIAGVYFQCYWLILMLIVFLLTNNDILRYLILIMNLGFLMTLNPFFKFDGYWIASDLLGVPNLRSRSKELLRYWYSYLHKLPIHKVPYLLQMRSTEKYGLLVYSIVVNLFMGFYFFYIIPKFLYRFVSSFPDEINELILYLSNNITPPFVLLRNIGTQMLFLGLLGFLLWKVINPLIKKHVKK; this is encoded by the coding sequence ATGAACGACTATAGTAACATTATTATTCATCCTCTTGCATCTTCTACGAAAAACAAGCATTATTTATTATCCTATAATGGACAATATTATGAAGCAAACTTTCCCATTGTGGAATTAGTAAAAGAATTACAGGAAAAACAGTCAGAAGAGGAAGCTATCACTTCTTATATCAACCGAAAAAAGGGGAAATATACTCAAGAACAAGTGGAGCGGATTATCAGCAAGTTTATCAAGCCTGTTTTTGCTGCCCCCAAAAAGAAACTCACTTTTCTCTACGAAAAGGAATTGTTCAGTCCAGCGTCTATCGACAAATTCTCAGACACATTCAGTTTTTTATTCAACAAAGTATATATGGCAATAGTTCTAATAATCACCGCGGTACTAGATGTCTACTTTTTTTTGACAACCAACGACCTGTTGCTATTCAATAACAAAGTAAATATATATATGGTAGTAGGATTATTCATATTTATGCTCACCTCTTCCTTTTTCCATGAATTGGGGCATGCTTCTGCTTGTAAATACTTTGGTATACACCATGGTTGCATTGGATTTGGACTATACCTGAACTTCCCAGTCCTATATACCGAAGTGACCGAAGTATGGAAACTCGATCGAAGACAACGTTGCATAGTAAATATTGCAGGTGTATACTTCCAGTGCTATTGGCTGATTCTTATGCTGATAGTTTTTTTGTTGACAAATAATGATATTTTACGCTATCTTATCTTGATTATGAATCTCGGTTTCTTGATGACACTGAATCCTTTTTTCAAGTTCGACGGTTATTGGATTGCTTCAGATTTATTGGGAGTTCCTAACCTGCGTTCTCGTTCGAAAGAACTATTAAGATATTGGTATAGCTATTTACACAAATTGCCAATACATAAAGTCCCTTATCTATTACAAATGCGTTCTACTGAGAAATATGGTTTATTGGTATACTCCATTGTAGTAAATCTATTCATGGGATTCTATTTCTTCTATATAATTCCCAAATTCCTATACCGATTTGTTAGTAGCTTCCCCGATGAGATAAACGAGTTGATCCTCTACTTGTCCAATAACATAACACCACCATTTGTTCTTCTGAGAAATATTGGTACACAAATGCTCTTTCTAGGATTACTAGGTTTTTTATTATGGAAAGTTATCAATCCACTGATAAAGAAACATGTCAAAAAATAA
- a CDS encoding DUF6633 family protein, which translates to MATARYAERAYFGTAPSLETVCLGYGEQTAIVWNCIQLENINLFAGVKEKMPVARQRELSRLMMAEYPYLKVTELLLFFHRLKCGRYGRFYGMVDALFITSALVQFMEERRTETKRFLAARMKEDKPEEKTSGGITYQEYLLLKEKKQKPENHG; encoded by the coding sequence GTGGCCACTGCGCGTTATGCCGAGCGGGCCTATTTCGGGACGGCTCCTTCGCTCGAAACGGTCTGCCTGGGGTACGGGGAGCAGACGGCTATTGTATGGAACTGTATCCAGCTGGAGAACATCAATCTGTTTGCCGGTGTAAAGGAGAAGATGCCGGTAGCCCGGCAGAGAGAGTTATCGCGGTTGATGATGGCTGAATATCCGTATCTGAAGGTGACGGAACTGTTACTCTTTTTCCATCGTTTGAAGTGCGGACGTTACGGTCGTTTTTATGGGATGGTGGATGCGCTGTTTATTACCAGTGCACTGGTGCAGTTTATGGAAGAACGTCGCACGGAAACAAAGCGTTTCCTGGCGGCACGGATGAAGGAGGATAAACCGGAAGAAAAGACGTCCGGCGGTATCACGTATCAGGAATATTTATTGCTCAAAGAAAAGAAACAAAAACCGGAAAATCATGGATAA
- a CDS encoding DUF4373 domain-containing protein, which translates to MARPLKKGLGYFPLDTDMLSDRKIQRLSHRYGCKGVCTYLTILCEIYGERGYYIPYSNDFCFDIAFTLGLEEAVVKEIVLYCVAIRLFDCELLECRQVLSSAGIQRRFREISKRNMAGIDPDLEIPDDSVYGGIPAAKTADNVTETPVIVTETLVSAAITPANGNENKMKTTTQHGKSNEAQFSKDNGESARREELIRMAKEATGGC; encoded by the coding sequence ATGGCGCGTCCATTAAAAAAGGGACTGGGGTATTTCCCGTTGGATACGGATATGTTGTCCGACCGGAAAATACAACGACTGTCCCATCGGTACGGATGTAAGGGCGTCTGTACGTATCTGACCATTCTCTGTGAAATATACGGGGAGAGAGGGTATTACATTCCTTACAGCAATGATTTTTGTTTCGATATCGCTTTTACGCTTGGCTTGGAAGAGGCGGTGGTGAAAGAGATTGTACTCTACTGTGTGGCGATCCGCTTGTTCGACTGCGAACTGTTGGAATGCAGGCAGGTATTATCGTCGGCCGGTATCCAACGCCGTTTCCGGGAGATCAGCAAAAGAAATATGGCTGGAATAGATCCGGATCTGGAAATTCCCGACGACTCGGTGTATGGAGGTATTCCTGCGGCAAAAACAGCCGATAATGTAACAGAAACTCCGGTAATTGTAACAGAAACCCTGGTTTCTGCTGCAATAACCCCTGCAAATGGAAATGAAAATAAAATGAAAACAACAACACAACATGGAAAATCAAATGAAGCTCAATTTTCAAAAGATAACGGAGAGTCTGCCCGACGGGAAGAACTTATCCGTATGGCAAAAGAAGCAACAGGAGGTTGCTGA